One stretch of Prunus persica cultivar Lovell chromosome G1, Prunus_persica_NCBIv2, whole genome shotgun sequence DNA includes these proteins:
- the LOC109946744 gene encoding uncharacterized protein LOC109946744, which yields MATRSENSDTESNETWNISGNEIRSEGSEVVFLENNNEVVRTILRTRRRGGTIKIANNKIISTGGGRVGICKIGKNYYNWGVLIFLLVLIFGLANWEKSTATQRLSNQQATVAFRQLPMSVDLNLGTRADLEDNNQYRDSENYLGEEEL from the exons ATGGCAACAAGAAGTGAAAATAGTGATACTGAAAGCAACGAGACCTGGAACATTTCTGGCAATGAAATTAGAAGTGAAGGCAGTGAAGTTGTGTTTTTGGAAAACAACAACGAAGTTGTTCGAACAATATTGAGGACAAGAAGGAGGGGTGGAACCATCAAAATTGctaacaataaaattatttcaacCGGAGGCGGGCGTGTTGGGATTTGCAAAATTGGCAAGAACTACTACAACTGGGGGGTATTaatatttcttcttgttcttattTTTGGATTGGCAAATTGGGAAAAAAGTACTGCAACTCAAAG ACTAAGCAATCAACAAGCTACAGTTGCCTTCAGACAATTACCAATGTCAGTGGACCTCAACTTGGGTACTCGAGCTGACTTAGAAGATAACAATCAATATCGTGATTCAGAAAATTACTTGGGAGAAGAAGAGCTTTAG